A DNA window from Hydra vulgaris chromosome 13, alternate assembly HydraT2T_AEP contains the following coding sequences:
- the LOC105844919 gene encoding uncharacterized protein LOC105844919 isoform X2 yields MELQELFKVNKSYQENLRTLKTLKINENLTILIPFLLCIGRHCCLFCDITKKDVQLAPLCREHVVSQRSLNSLNNDFRRFQSNGGNLKNAKLFNNVINETLFNIPLDQVAVPALHISLGTYLKFFNMFEDECHLIDIKLAGELALKNNIIGKADFDKYVNMHVQSNFVKCVIEDCDNKIALLQDTISLKVICEPDKTEEIRNIYTPRIVYYDLIKNDKIKELSSLNEANVLDKTSGPCIQQLDEVLKANKVERQAYHGKCFVGNHVHIMLKPQPLLDMCNSIPKLISTLGFIGTDIHLLSVKVSQNFRQLFHYYSKCHKLMNSSQSFQENDIQELDLAIRTLMEYYRLTWPSASVTPKMHLLESHVIQFIQKWGLGIGVYGEQGGESLHAEFNNLNRLFWHMKGCSRLKSTLKEHYLRNHSKAKAMKPEIKKRKKNV; encoded by the exons ATGGAGTTACAGGAGCTATTT aaagtaaataaatcttATCAAGAAAACTTAAggactttaaaaacattaaaaatcaatgaaaacctTACTATACTGATACCATTTCTGTTATGCATAGGTCGGCATTGCTGTCTTTTTTGTGACATCACCAAAAAAGATGTCCAACTAGCTCCATTATGTAGAGAGCATGTTGTTTCACAAAGGTCTTTAAACTCCTTAAACAATGACTTTCGTCGTTTTCAAAGTAATGGAGGAAATTTGAAAAATGCTAAATTATTCAACAATGTGattaatgaaactttatttaatattccTCTAGACCAG GTTGCTGTACCTGCTTTACATATATCTTTGGGTacctatttaaagtttttcaacatgTTTGAAGACGAATGCCACTTAATAGATATAAAGCTTGCTGGAGAACTTGCTTtaaagaataatataattgGTAAAGCTGATTTTGACAAATATGTTAACATGCATGTTCAATCCAATTTTGTAAAATGTGTTATTGAAGACTGTGACAATAAAATTGCACTTCTACAAGACACAATTTCTCTAAAGGTTATATGTGAGCCAGATAAAACAGAAGAAATTAGGAACATATATACACCAAGAATAGTTTactatgatttaataaaaaacgacaag atAAAAGAATTAAGTTCATTAAATGAAGCAAACGTACTTGATAAAACTTCAGGTCCCTGCATTCAGCAACTTGATGAAGTGTTGAAGGCTAATAAAGTAGAAAGACAGGCTTATCATGGAAAATGCTTTGTTGGAAACCATGTTCACATAAtgcttaag cctCAGCCATTGTTAGATATGTGCAATTCCATTCCAAAACTAATCTCAACTCTTGGTTTTATTGGCACCGATATTCATTTATTATCTGTTAAAGTGAGCCAGAATTTTAGGCagttatttcattattattcaaaatgtcATAAGCTCATGAACAGCTCGCAATCTTTTCAAGAGAATGATATTCAAGAATTAG acttAGCAATCCGTACGCTTATGGAGTATTATCGGTTGACTTGGCCAAGTGCATCTGTAACTCCAAAGATGCATTTGCTTGAATCCCATGTAATTCAATTTATTCAGAAATGGGGATTAGGCATTGGCGTTTATGGGGAACAAGGCGGCGAAAGTTTACATGCCGAATTTAACAACCTTAATCGTTTGTTTTGGCATATGAAAGGCTGTAGTCGTTTAAAAAGCACGCTGAAAGAACATTATCTCAGAAACCATTCGAAAGCTAAAGCTATGAaaccagaaataaaaaaaagaaaaaaaaatgtttag